The following coding sequences lie in one Leucobacter allii genomic window:
- the ligM gene encoding vanillate/3-O-methylgallate O-demethylase: MANNLQQLLDQTNPVELLRNSQIGSYIYPVVPADFTNWIKEQRAWRETAVLYDQSHHMDNVFLKGSDAIKLISDTAINSVANFAVNKAKQYVPTTAAGHVIGDGILFREAEDEYVYVGRAPASNWLMFHGETGGYQNLDIEVDRRSPSRPYGAAVARKYYRFQIQGPNAWAVIEKLNGGPLEKLGFFNMSTMRIAGKEVRTLRHGMAGAPGLEIWGPYADHDHIRDAIVEAGAEFGLLPVGSRAYPSNTLESGWIPSPLPAIYTGEAERAYREWLGVDSYEATGTLAGSFVSENIEDYYLTPWELGYGSFVKFDHDFIGRDALEQMDPAQQRKKVTLAWNAEDLGKVWTSLLNVDGPNYKFFDLPLANYGSANYDAVVDADDNVVGYSMFTGYSANERRGLSLATVDPSVPEGTELRVVWGEPNGGTSKASVETHEQTDVRAVVSPVPYSTVARRTYQGGWRTGYQES, translated from the coding sequence ATGGCGAACAATCTCCAGCAACTGCTCGATCAGACCAACCCGGTCGAGCTGCTGCGCAACTCCCAGATCGGCTCGTACATCTACCCCGTCGTGCCGGCCGACTTCACCAACTGGATCAAGGAGCAGCGCGCGTGGCGCGAGACCGCGGTCCTCTACGATCAGTCGCACCACATGGACAACGTGTTCCTCAAGGGCTCCGACGCCATCAAGCTGATCTCGGACACCGCGATCAACTCGGTCGCGAACTTCGCGGTGAACAAGGCGAAGCAGTACGTCCCCACCACCGCGGCGGGCCACGTCATCGGCGACGGCATCCTCTTCCGCGAGGCCGAGGACGAGTACGTGTACGTGGGCCGCGCCCCGGCGTCCAACTGGCTGATGTTCCACGGCGAGACCGGCGGCTACCAGAACCTCGACATCGAGGTGGATCGCCGCTCCCCGTCGCGCCCCTACGGCGCCGCGGTCGCGCGCAAGTACTACCGCTTCCAGATCCAGGGGCCGAACGCCTGGGCCGTGATCGAGAAGCTCAACGGGGGGCCGCTCGAGAAGCTCGGCTTCTTCAACATGTCGACGATGCGGATCGCCGGCAAGGAGGTCCGCACGCTCCGCCACGGCATGGCCGGCGCCCCCGGCCTCGAGATCTGGGGCCCGTACGCGGATCACGATCACATCCGCGACGCGATCGTCGAGGCCGGCGCCGAGTTCGGCCTGCTCCCCGTGGGCTCCCGGGCCTACCCCTCGAACACGCTCGAGTCGGGCTGGATCCCCTCGCCGCTCCCCGCCATCTACACGGGTGAGGCCGAGCGCGCCTACCGCGAGTGGCTCGGCGTGGACAGCTACGAGGCGACGGGCACGCTCGCCGGCTCCTTCGTCTCCGAGAACATCGAGGACTACTACCTCACGCCGTGGGAGCTCGGCTACGGCTCCTTCGTGAAGTTCGATCACGACTTCATCGGCCGCGACGCGCTCGAGCAGATGGACCCCGCCCAGCAGCGCAAGAAGGTCACCCTCGCCTGGAACGCCGAGGACCTCGGCAAGGTGTGGACCTCGCTGCTGAACGTCGACGGACCGAACTACAAGTTCTTCGACCTGCCGCTCGCGAACTACGGCTCGGCCAACTACGACGCGGTGGTCGACGCCGACGACAACGTGGTCGGCTACTCCATGTTCACCGGCTACAGCGCGAACGAGCGCCGCGGTCTCTCGCTCGCGACCGTCGATCCGTCGGTCCCCGAGGGCACCGAGCTGCGCGTGGTCTGGGGCGAGCCGAACGGCGGCACCAGCAAGGCCTCCGTCGAGACGCACGAGCAGACGGACGTGCGCGCCGTCGTCAGCCCCGTGCCCTACTCCACCGTCGCCCGCAGGACCTACCAGGGCGGCTGGCGCACCGGATACCAGGAGTCCTAA
- the purU gene encoding formyltetrahydrofolate deformylase, translated as MTIIEARRDQACLIVHGPDQPGIVSAVTTLITRNRANIVSLDQYTDDPEGGAFFQRLVFHRTDFTAARPEIEADLERTLEPFGVSWRLEDMSVPKRMAVLASTSDHCLLDLLWRQRRGDLPVTIPMVISNHTNVAEDVRSFGVPFFHVPSQGPDKSEAEARILELLTGNVDFVVLARYMQIISGDFLQKVGVPVINIHHSFLPAFIGAAPYRKAKERGVKLIGATSHYVTEDLDEGPIIEQDVIRVTHSQTAAELQTRGANVERNVLSRAVIWHAEDRVIRNGNSTIVFN; from the coding sequence ATGACCATCATCGAAGCCCGGAGGGATCAGGCCTGCCTGATCGTGCACGGGCCGGATCAGCCCGGCATCGTCTCCGCCGTCACGACGCTCATCACCCGCAATCGCGCGAATATCGTCTCCCTCGACCAGTACACCGACGACCCCGAGGGCGGCGCCTTCTTCCAGCGCCTGGTCTTCCACCGCACCGACTTCACCGCGGCCCGCCCCGAGATCGAGGCGGACCTCGAGCGCACGCTCGAGCCCTTCGGCGTCTCCTGGCGCCTGGAGGACATGTCGGTGCCCAAGCGCATGGCGGTGCTCGCCTCCACGAGCGACCACTGCCTGCTCGACCTCCTCTGGCGCCAGCGGCGCGGCGACCTGCCGGTGACCATCCCCATGGTGATCTCCAACCACACGAACGTGGCGGAGGACGTCCGCTCCTTCGGCGTCCCCTTCTTCCACGTCCCCTCGCAGGGGCCGGACAAGTCGGAGGCCGAGGCGCGCATCCTCGAGCTGCTCACCGGCAACGTCGATTTCGTCGTGCTCGCCCGCTACATGCAGATCATCTCGGGGGACTTCCTCCAGAAGGTCGGCGTGCCCGTGATCAACATCCACCACTCCTTCCTGCCGGCCTTCATCGGCGCCGCCCCCTACCGCAAGGCCAAGGAGCGGGGCGTGAAGCTGATCGGGGCGACGAGCCACTACGTGACGGAGGACCTCGACGAGGGCCCGATCATCGAGCAGGACGTCATCCGGGTGACGCACTCGCAGACCGCCGCCGAGCTCCAGACCCGGGGCGCGAACGTCGAGCGCAACGTGCTCAGCCGCGCCGTCATCTGGCACGCGGAGGACCGCGTGATCCGCAACGGCAACTCCACCATCGTCTTCAACTGA
- a CDS encoding methylenetetrahydrofolate reductase, producing MSIVTLFTWVQRGTPGKDDTVTSSAALKLLDGFSLEMTGKDVPGLEEARDAIPLGTKINVTFLGNEDLEMRVNAAKAVKDMGFVPVPHISARRLSSQAQLEEFLDRLQQVGATEHVFCVGGDPATPEGPYPDSLSVIRTGILQRYGVAEVSIAGYPEGHPDIADDVLWKHLEDKSAALQEQGLGAVVLTQFAFDADAVLSWVQGVRSRGIDSELRIGTPGPAGIKRLLNYARRFGVGSSAGIVKKYGFSLTNLMGTAGPDRFMTELGQRLESHPESGVVGTHFYTFGGLRATAEWARSFATGAQA from the coding sequence ATGTCCATCGTTACTCTGTTCACGTGGGTGCAACGCGGCACCCCGGGAAAGGACGACACCGTGACGAGTTCCGCCGCCCTCAAGCTGCTCGACGGCTTCTCCCTCGAGATGACCGGCAAGGATGTCCCGGGGCTCGAAGAGGCCCGCGACGCGATCCCCCTCGGCACCAAGATCAACGTGACCTTCCTCGGCAACGAGGATCTCGAGATGCGCGTGAACGCCGCGAAGGCCGTCAAGGACATGGGCTTCGTGCCCGTGCCCCACATCTCGGCCAGACGGCTCTCCTCCCAGGCGCAGCTCGAGGAGTTCCTCGACCGCCTGCAGCAGGTCGGGGCCACGGAGCACGTGTTCTGCGTCGGCGGCGACCCCGCCACGCCCGAGGGCCCCTACCCCGATTCGCTGTCGGTCATCCGCACCGGGATCCTCCAGCGCTACGGCGTCGCCGAGGTGAGCATCGCCGGCTACCCCGAGGGTCACCCGGACATCGCGGACGACGTGCTCTGGAAGCACCTCGAGGACAAGTCGGCCGCGCTGCAGGAGCAGGGCCTCGGCGCCGTCGTCCTCACCCAGTTCGCCTTCGACGCCGACGCCGTCCTCTCGTGGGTCCAGGGCGTGCGCTCGCGCGGCATCGACTCCGAGCTGCGCATCGGCACGCCCGGCCCCGCCGGCATCAAGCGCCTCCTGAACTACGCGCGCCGCTTCGGCGTCGGCTCGAGCGCCGGCATCGTGAAGAAGTACGGCTTCTCGCTCACCAACCTCATGGGGACCGCCGGGCCCGACCGCTTCATGACCGAGCTCGGCCAGCGGCTCGAGTCCCATCCGGAGTCCGGGGTCGTGGGTACCCACTTCTACACCTTCGGCGGGCTCCGCGCGACCGCGGAGTGGGCGCGCAGCTTCGCCACGGGCGCGCAGGCGTAG
- a CDS encoding o-succinylbenzoate synthase, translated as MELRPAGSARPPLDAVLDAMRVVAIPTRTRFRGVTVREAALFDAPLGASEFSPFPEYGDAEAAAWLAAALDFGWREQPALRRERIAVNATVPAVPAAAVPGILARFPGCRTAKVKVAERGQTLAEDAARVGAVRAALGPDALIRIDANGGWTVAEALAALEALAPVGLDYAEQPCADVPGLAAVRLGLRARGIPVRIAADESVRKAEDPLAVARAGAADLLVVKAQPLGGIGRALGIVAEAGLPVVVSSALDTSVGIAMGLRLAAALPDGALAGACGLGTAALLAGDVVADPLLPVDGAIAVRRPALDPERLERHRARPEREAWWRERVRRAYARLPA; from the coding sequence ATGGAGCTTCGCCCCGCCGGATCCGCCCGCCCGCCCCTCGACGCGGTGCTCGACGCGATGCGGGTCGTCGCGATCCCCACCCGCACGCGCTTCCGCGGGGTGACCGTGCGCGAGGCGGCGCTCTTCGACGCGCCGCTCGGAGCGAGCGAGTTCTCGCCGTTCCCCGAGTACGGCGATGCGGAGGCCGCGGCGTGGCTCGCCGCGGCGCTCGACTTCGGCTGGCGGGAGCAGCCGGCTCTTCGGCGCGAGCGCATCGCGGTGAACGCGACGGTGCCGGCGGTGCCGGCAGCGGCGGTGCCCGGGATCCTCGCCCGCTTCCCCGGCTGCCGGACGGCGAAGGTGAAGGTCGCCGAGCGCGGCCAGACGCTCGCGGAGGACGCGGCGCGGGTCGGCGCCGTGCGCGCGGCCCTCGGCCCCGATGCCCTGATCCGCATCGACGCGAACGGCGGATGGACGGTCGCGGAGGCGCTCGCGGCGCTCGAGGCCCTCGCCCCCGTCGGCCTCGACTACGCGGAGCAGCCGTGCGCGGACGTCCCCGGGCTCGCGGCGGTGCGCTTGGGGCTCCGGGCCCGCGGCATCCCCGTGCGGATCGCGGCCGACGAGAGCGTGCGGAAGGCGGAGGATCCGCTCGCCGTCGCCCGCGCGGGCGCCGCCGACCTCCTCGTCGTGAAGGCGCAGCCGCTCGGCGGCATCGGGCGGGCGCTCGGGATCGTGGCCGAGGCCGGTCTCCCGGTCGTCGTGTCGAGCGCGCTCGACACCTCCGTGGGGATCGCGATGGGGCTGCGGCTCGCCGCGGCCCTCCCCGACGGCGCGCTCGCGGGGGCCTGCGGGCTGGGCACGGCCGCACTGCTCGCCGGCGACGTGGTCGCGGACCCCCTGCTCCCGGTCGACGGCGCGATCGCCGTGCGCCGCCCCGCGCTCGACCCCGAGCGACTCGAGCGCCATCGCGCACGGCCCGAGCGGGAGGCGTGGTGGCGGGAGCGCGTGCGCCGCGCCTACGCCCGCCTCCCCGCCTGA
- a CDS encoding VIT1/CCC1 transporter family protein, which produces MTERSETTPAAHAGEAHEQSVGRRLNWLRAGVLGANDGIVSTAGVVIGVAGATPGNVLAIATAGLAALVAGAFSMAGGEYVSVSTQRDTERALIAKERRELREMPEAELAELTGFYRERGLSEELAARVAEELTAHDALAAHAEVELGIDPDEYTSPWAAAVSSFVAFTAGALIPLIMILLPFGEHRVWIAAAAVVIGLLLTGWISAALGDAPRVPAIVRNVVMGSATMAATYLIGMLFGVAVS; this is translated from the coding sequence ATGACCGAGCGCAGCGAGACGACGCCGGCGGCGCACGCCGGGGAGGCCCACGAGCAGAGCGTGGGGCGGCGGCTCAACTGGTTGCGGGCCGGGGTGCTCGGCGCGAACGACGGGATCGTCTCGACCGCTGGCGTCGTCATCGGCGTCGCCGGCGCCACCCCGGGCAACGTGCTCGCCATCGCCACCGCGGGGCTCGCCGCGCTCGTCGCGGGCGCCTTCTCGATGGCGGGAGGGGAGTACGTCTCGGTGAGCACGCAGCGCGACACCGAGCGCGCGCTCATCGCGAAGGAGCGGCGCGAGCTGCGCGAGATGCCCGAGGCCGAGCTCGCGGAACTCACCGGCTTCTACCGCGAGCGCGGGCTCTCGGAGGAGCTCGCCGCCCGGGTCGCCGAGGAGCTGACGGCGCACGACGCGCTCGCCGCGCACGCCGAGGTCGAACTCGGCATCGATCCCGACGAGTACACGAGCCCGTGGGCGGCAGCCGTCTCCTCCTTCGTCGCGTTCACCGCGGGCGCCCTGATCCCGCTCATCATGATCCTGCTGCCCTTCGGCGAGCACCGGGTCTGGATCGCCGCGGCCGCGGTCGTCATCGGGCTGCTGCTCACCGGATGGATCAGCGCAGCGCTCGGGGATGCGCCGCGGGTGCCGGCGATCGTGCGCAACGTCGTGATGGGCTCCGCCACGATGGCGGCGACCTACCTCATCGGCATGCTCTTCGGGGTCGCCGTGTCCTGA
- a CDS encoding 1,4-dihydroxy-2-naphthoyl-CoA synthase — protein MTHQVSELFDPAEWELAPGAEGYTDITAHLSRDGRIARVAFDRPEVRNAFRPRTVDELYDALDRARIDPRVGVVLLTGNGPSPKDGGWAFCSGGDQRIRGRDGYRYSDSETAVGPESAARAGRLHILEVQRLIRFMPKVVIALVPGWAAGGGHSLNVVCDLTIASREHGRFKQTDADVGSFDAGYGSAYFARQVGQKFAREIFFLAETYDAERAREIGAVNAVVAHAELERTGIAWARTILGKSPTAIRMLKYAMNAVDDGIVGQQLFAGETTRLAYGTDEAVEGRDSFLEKREPDWSPFPYHF, from the coding sequence ATGACGCACCAGGTATCCGAGCTCTTCGACCCGGCCGAGTGGGAGCTCGCACCCGGCGCCGAGGGGTACACCGACATCACCGCCCACCTGAGCCGCGACGGCCGCATCGCGCGGGTCGCATTCGACCGTCCCGAGGTGCGCAACGCCTTCCGCCCGCGCACCGTCGACGAGCTGTACGACGCCCTCGACCGGGCGCGCATCGACCCGCGGGTGGGGGTCGTGCTGCTCACCGGCAACGGCCCGTCGCCGAAGGACGGCGGCTGGGCCTTCTGCTCGGGCGGCGACCAGCGCATCCGCGGCCGCGATGGGTACCGGTACTCGGACTCCGAGACCGCTGTCGGCCCCGAGTCGGCCGCGCGGGCCGGACGGCTGCACATCCTCGAGGTGCAGCGCCTCATCCGCTTCATGCCGAAGGTCGTCATCGCGCTCGTGCCGGGCTGGGCGGCGGGCGGCGGGCACTCGCTGAACGTCGTCTGCGACCTGACGATCGCGAGCCGCGAGCACGGGAGGTTCAAGCAGACCGACGCCGACGTCGGCTCGTTCGATGCGGGCTACGGCAGCGCCTACTTCGCCCGGCAGGTCGGGCAGAAGTTCGCACGGGAGATCTTCTTCCTCGCCGAGACCTACGACGCGGAGCGGGCGCGCGAGATCGGCGCGGTCAACGCGGTCGTCGCCCACGCGGAGCTCGAGCGGACGGGGATCGCCTGGGCGCGGACCATCCTCGGGAAGTCGCCGACCGCGATCCGCATGCTCAAGTACGCGATGAACGCCGTCGACGACGGCATCGTCGGCCAGCAGCTCTTCGCCGGCGAGACCACCCGCCTCGCCTACGGCACCGACGAGGCGGTCGAGGGGCGCGACTCCTTCCTGGAGAAGCGCGAGCCCGACTGGTCGCCGTTCCCGTACCACTTCTGA
- a CDS encoding MFS transporter, whose amino-acid sequence MRRLTRRPPTWAVIAALAFAGLNSAFMFTLVVPLQGELPELLGASKEDAAWVVTITLLVAAVATPISGRLGDMYGKRRVVLALLAALIVGSVVAALSQSVPGIIAGRGLQGITTGVVPLGIAIMRDVLPPARLGTAVALMSATMGVGGALGMPLAAFIAETSDWHMLFWVSAGLGVLCVVAVALAVPEDTLRSPGRLDLLGALGLAFGLTGLLLYVSRGSDWGWGSAPALASLGAGIVALLLWGVYQLRTAEPLVDLRVAARRPVLLTNLAAIGMGFALFGSNVTFPQLLELPAETGVGFGLTMMEAAICIMPAGVIMMVLSPLSGWLERLFGPRPLFTIGTASIVLAYVFVLLWSSEIWHIVVANAIIGIGIAFAFAAMPMIIMRSVPADETGVSNGLNALFRSVGTSSASAVMGGVLAAMSTTVDGRAIPTEAAFVTCFWIAIALAVAATALTCFIPRGPSAERRPSLPG is encoded by the coding sequence ATGCGGCGGCTCACCAGGCGACCGCCCACCTGGGCCGTCATCGCCGCGCTCGCCTTCGCCGGGCTCAACTCGGCGTTCATGTTCACGCTCGTCGTGCCGCTGCAGGGGGAGCTGCCCGAGCTGCTGGGCGCCTCCAAGGAGGACGCCGCGTGGGTCGTGACGATCACGCTGCTCGTCGCGGCCGTCGCGACACCGATCTCGGGGCGTCTCGGCGACATGTACGGGAAGCGCCGCGTGGTGCTCGCGCTCCTCGCCGCGCTCATCGTCGGCTCGGTCGTCGCGGCCCTCTCGCAGTCGGTCCCGGGGATCATCGCGGGCCGCGGACTGCAGGGGATCACCACGGGCGTGGTGCCCCTCGGCATCGCCATCATGCGCGACGTCCTCCCGCCGGCCCGGCTCGGCACCGCCGTGGCGCTCATGAGCGCCACGATGGGGGTGGGCGGCGCGCTCGGCATGCCGCTCGCGGCATTCATTGCCGAGACCTCCGACTGGCATATGCTGTTCTGGGTATCCGCGGGGCTCGGGGTGCTCTGCGTCGTCGCGGTCGCCCTCGCCGTGCCGGAGGACACGCTGCGCTCGCCCGGCCGGCTCGACCTGCTCGGGGCGCTCGGCCTCGCCTTCGGCCTCACCGGCCTGCTGCTGTACGTGTCGCGCGGCTCGGACTGGGGGTGGGGATCGGCGCCCGCGCTCGCCTCGCTCGGTGCGGGGATCGTCGCGCTCCTCCTCTGGGGCGTCTACCAGCTGAGGACGGCCGAACCGCTCGTGGACCTCCGGGTGGCCGCGCGCCGCCCCGTGCTGCTCACGAACCTCGCCGCCATCGGCATGGGCTTCGCGCTCTTCGGCTCCAACGTGACCTTCCCGCAGCTGCTCGAGCTGCCCGCGGAGACGGGCGTCGGCTTCGGGCTCACGATGATGGAGGCGGCGATCTGCATCATGCCGGCCGGCGTCATCATGATGGTGCTCTCGCCGCTGTCCGGCTGGCTCGAGCGGCTCTTCGGTCCGCGCCCGCTCTTCACCATCGGCACGGCGAGCATCGTGCTCGCCTACGTCTTCGTGCTGCTGTGGTCCTCGGAGATCTGGCACATCGTCGTCGCCAACGCGATCATCGGCATCGGCATCGCCTTCGCCTTCGCGGCCATGCCGATGATCATCATGCGATCGGTGCCGGCCGATGAGACCGGGGTCTCCAACGGCCTCAACGCGCTCTTCCGCTCGGTGGGCACCTCGAGCGCCTCGGCGGTGATGGGCGGGGTGCTCGCGGCGATGAGCACGACGGTCGACGGCCGGGCGATCCCCACGGAGGCCGCGTTCGTCACCTGCTTCTGGATCGCGATCGCCCTCGCCGTCGCCGCCACCGCGCTCACCTGCTTCATCCCGCGCGGACCGAGCGCCGAGCGCCGCCCCTCCCTGCCCGGGTAG
- a CDS encoding PucR family transcriptional regulator: MHPESPRSLSGIPEPADARRWSELLDRLDVDALTETFLGLVVKIPGYDPPPVPLSEVRRTGRLSFEALVDGLRDGGFGARIPVSSDVGVSRARAGIPITSLMTAIRLDFTVLWDALTRVATAEDAELIVRHTGNVLRTVDEYAGQTQQAYVEERARMQEEASSVRRGLVASLFQEPQPTEERLRGIAEALGVPHEAPLLVAAAIEADVAALRVHVSELERAGATVFTYYLGDTLVVFTQRLALPGSRLEELAHGVLDLRVGVVVAESGMPGLRRAATTARDLARLFRPEESGAMTWNRGWARMAGRGLLAAGSPIIEDVNAALAGCGEAERTRLEEATRSYLATGSIGRSATELFCHRNTVTNRLRRFAELTGVDPLVPEQAARLVIGWA, encoded by the coding sequence ATGCACCCCGAGTCTCCCCGCAGCCTCAGCGGCATCCCCGAGCCGGCGGATGCGCGCCGCTGGTCCGAGCTGCTCGACCGCCTCGACGTCGACGCCCTCACGGAGACGTTCCTCGGCCTCGTCGTGAAGATCCCGGGGTACGACCCGCCGCCCGTGCCCCTCTCCGAGGTCCGGCGCACGGGCAGGCTCTCCTTCGAGGCGCTCGTCGACGGGCTGCGGGACGGGGGCTTCGGCGCCCGGATCCCCGTGTCGAGCGATGTCGGGGTGTCCCGCGCGCGCGCCGGGATCCCGATCACCTCGCTCATGACCGCGATCCGGCTCGACTTCACGGTGCTGTGGGATGCGCTCACCCGGGTCGCGACCGCCGAGGACGCGGAGCTGATCGTCCGTCACACGGGCAACGTGCTCCGCACCGTCGACGAGTACGCGGGGCAGACGCAGCAGGCCTACGTGGAGGAGCGCGCCCGGATGCAGGAGGAGGCTTCGTCCGTGCGGCGCGGTCTCGTGGCCTCGCTGTTCCAGGAGCCGCAGCCGACGGAGGAGCGGCTGCGCGGCATCGCCGAGGCCCTCGGCGTCCCGCACGAGGCCCCGCTGCTCGTCGCGGCGGCGATCGAGGCGGATGTCGCGGCGCTGCGGGTCCACGTCTCTGAGCTCGAGCGGGCCGGGGCGACCGTCTTCACCTACTATCTCGGCGACACCCTCGTCGTCTTCACGCAGCGCCTCGCGCTCCCCGGATCGCGGCTCGAGGAGCTGGCGCACGGCGTGCTCGACCTCCGGGTCGGCGTCGTCGTCGCGGAATCCGGCATGCCGGGTCTGCGACGGGCGGCCACGACCGCACGGGATCTCGCGCGGCTCTTCCGACCCGAGGAGAGCGGGGCGATGACCTGGAACCGCGGCTGGGCGCGGATGGCCGGGCGCGGGCTCCTCGCGGCGGGCAGTCCGATCATCGAGGACGTCAACGCAGCGCTCGCCGGCTGCGGGGAGGCGGAGCGGACGCGGCTCGAGGAGGCGACCCGCAGCTACCTCGCGACCGGGAGCATCGGCCGCTCCGCGACCGAGCTCTTCTGCCACCGCAACACGGTGACCAATCGGCTGCGGCGCTTCGCCGAGCTCACGGGCGTCGACCCGCTCGTCCCCGAGCAGGCTGCGCGCCTCGTGATCGGCTGGGCCTAG
- a CDS encoding MFS transporter — protein MSETTHTASIEYDATQELSVKDANKVALGALIGTALEWYDFFLFSAAAALVFNVQYFTSENATAAALASFATFGVGLAARPIGGIIFGRMGDRVGRRKVLMITIVGIGLVTGLIGLLPTYAAIGIAAPVLLVLLRVLQGLFVGGEWSGAMTIVVENAPLHLRARYAAIPQIGSPIGTILSSGGFFVMTLLFSQQNFDAWGWRIPFLIALPLLLIAVYIRSRLEESPVFRQLEESGEVVKSPVLTTFRDSWRQIIVGMAAALLGVGGFYLVTAFCVWYGVNVLGYSSSLMLLGSMVAAAVEILALLWGGSLGAKYGASKVILWGGIASAIVSVPAFLMLSSGNPVLVVVSMTLAVAALSLPYAASGTVLTGLFPAKTRYTGVGMAQNVAGMLSGFIPLLATGFVAGAANHWWPAAAMLVFLSLFSAVAGAIAPRLSVKLPGFKH, from the coding sequence TTGAGCGAGACAACGCACACGGCGTCGATCGAATACGACGCGACGCAGGAACTGAGCGTCAAGGACGCGAACAAGGTCGCCCTCGGCGCCCTGATCGGCACCGCCCTGGAATGGTACGACTTCTTCCTGTTCAGCGCCGCCGCAGCCCTGGTCTTCAACGTCCAGTACTTCACGAGCGAGAACGCCACCGCGGCGGCTCTCGCCTCCTTCGCCACCTTCGGCGTCGGGCTCGCGGCGCGACCGATCGGCGGCATCATCTTCGGCCGCATGGGCGACCGCGTCGGCCGCCGCAAGGTGCTCATGATCACGATCGTCGGCATCGGCCTCGTGACCGGCCTCATCGGCCTGCTGCCCACCTACGCGGCCATCGGCATCGCCGCCCCCGTGCTCCTCGTGCTGCTGCGCGTGCTGCAGGGCCTCTTCGTCGGCGGGGAGTGGTCGGGCGCCATGACGATCGTCGTCGAGAACGCCCCCCTGCACCTGCGCGCCCGCTACGCGGCGATCCCGCAGATCGGCTCGCCGATCGGCACGATCCTCTCCTCGGGCGGCTTCTTCGTCATGACGCTCCTCTTCTCGCAGCAGAACTTCGACGCCTGGGGCTGGCGCATCCCGTTCCTCATCGCCCTGCCGCTGCTGCTCATCGCCGTCTACATCCGCTCGAGGCTGGAGGAGTCCCCGGTCTTCCGGCAGCTCGAGGAGTCCGGCGAGGTCGTCAAGAGCCCCGTCCTCACGACCTTCCGCGACAGTTGGAGGCAGATCATCGTGGGCATGGCGGCCGCGCTGCTCGGCGTCGGCGGCTTCTACCTCGTGACCGCGTTCTGCGTCTGGTACGGCGTGAACGTGCTCGGCTACTCCTCCTCGCTCATGCTCCTCGGCAGCATGGTCGCGGCCGCCGTCGAGATCCTGGCCCTGCTGTGGGGCGGCAGCCTCGGCGCCAAGTACGGGGCCAGCAAGGTGATCCTCTGGGGCGGCATCGCCTCGGCGATCGTCTCGGTCCCCGCGTTCCTCATGCTCTCCTCGGGCAACCCGGTGCTCGTCGTCGTCTCGATGACCCTCGCCGTCGCGGCGCTCTCCCTGCCCTACGCCGCCTCGGGCACCGTGCTCACCGGTCTGTTCCCCGCGAAGACCCGCTACACGGGGGTCGGCATGGCGCAGAACGTCGCCGGCATGCTCTCCGGCTTCATCCCGCTGCTCGCGACCGGGTTCGTGGCCGGCGCCGCCAACCACTGGTGGCCGGCTGCGGCGATGCTCGTCTTCCTGTCGCTCTTCAGCGCCGTCGCCGGCGCGATCGCCCCGCGACTGAGCGTGAAGCTCCCCGGCTTCAAGCACTGA